A genomic stretch from Triplophysa dalaica isolate WHDGS20190420 chromosome 4, ASM1584641v1, whole genome shotgun sequence includes:
- the p2rx2 gene encoding P2X purinoceptor 2, with protein MGCLECLKDFFMGFWDYETPKVMVVKDRKLGVIYRAVQFLVITYFIWHVFINQKAYQETEDRPDSSVYTEMRGVAMLGDSILDKTEYVQPSEGGDIITTILRREVTHDQRQGICAEDYTVPNALCTKDSDCVRGEMDFEGHGQKTGRCIPYYNYKFKTCEIKTWCPVEKFAAIKEAALEKAINFTVFIKNSIHFPKFKVLRGNIKPNKMKKLKRCHYHPETNPYCPVFSLGFIAEQASEKFSELCQTGGIIGVVINWKCDFDLDPSKCIPTYSFRRLDMRKDLSTSGYHYKFAKYYDKDGVEYRTLITAYGIRLDVIVHGHAGRFSLIPTIISAVTAMTSVGICSIICDWILLTFIDKNKAFSDKKFDDTSNEPIQPMTTSPTLTSFGSNHSDLSDGVPL; from the exons ATGGGATGTTTGGAATGTCTAAAAGACTTCTTCATGGGATTTTGGGATTATGAGACTCCAAAGGTTATGGTGGTGAAGGACAGAAAACTTGGAGTCATATATCGAGCCGTGCAGTTCCTGGTCATCACATATTTCATTTG GCATGTCTTTATCAATCAGAAAGCATATCAGGAGACTGAAGACCGTCCAGATAGCTCCGTCTACACTGAGATGAGAGGTGTGGCCATGCTGGGAGACAGTATTCTAGACAAAACAGAATATGTCCAGCCGTCTGAG GGTGGTGATATCATCACCACGATACTCAGAAGAGAAGTGACACATGATCAGAGACAGGGCATATGTGCTGAG GATTACACTGTTCCCAATGCACTATGCACAAAAGATTCTGACTGCGTTCGAGGGGAAATGGATTTTGAAGGTCATG GTCAGAAAACAGGCCGATGTATACCATACTACAACTACAAATTCAAGACCTGTGAGATCAAAACCTGGTGTCCCGTCGAGAAATTTGCTGCCATTAA GGAGGCAGCTTTGGAGAAGGCCATTAATTTCACAGTGTTCATAAAGAATTCCATCCATTTCCCCAAGTTCAAAGTTCTAAG GGGAAACATCAAACCAAACAAGATGAAGAAACTGAAAAGGTGCCATTATCACCCCGAGACCAACCCTTACTGTCCTGTGTTCAGTCTCGGCTTCATCGCAGAGCAGGCCAGTGAGAAGTTCAGTGAACTTTGCCAAACC GGTGGAATAATCGGAGTGGTTATTAATTGGAAGTGTGATTTTGATTTGGATCCCTCAAAATGCATTCCAACATATTCATTCAGAAGGCTGGATATGAGAAAAGACCTTTCAACCTCAGGCTACCATTACAA GTTCGCAAAGTACTACGATAAGGATGGTGTCGAGTACAGAACGCTTATTACAGCTTATGGGATTCGCCTGGATGTTATTGTACACGGACAC GCAGGACGATTTAGTCTCATTCCAACCATCATCAGCGCAGTCACGGCCATGACTTCAGTCGGAATT TGCTCAATCATCTGTGATTGGATCTTGCTGACGTTCATCGACAAAAACAAAGCTTTTAGTGACAAGAAGTTTGATGAT ACATCTAATGAGCCCATCCAGCCAATGACGACTAGCCCGACACTTACAAGCTTTGGCTCCAATCACTCTGACCTCTCAGATGGCGTGCCTTTGTAA
- the pes gene encoding pescadillo, producing MGGLQKKKYESGSATNYITRNRARKKLSLSLADFRRLCILKGIYPHEPKHKKKVNKGSTAPRTYYLLKDIRFLLHEPIVGKFREYKIFVRKLRKAYGKAEWSGVQRLRENKPAYKLDHIIKERYPTFIDALRDVDDSLSMCFLFSTFARTGKCHVQTIQLCRRLSVEWMNYIITSRSLRKVFLSIKGIYYQAEVLGQTITWIVPYQFAHNHPTDVDYRVMATFTELYTTLFGFVNFRLYQTLNLVYPPKLDGPGEASLRSGCDEDYALDSESYSEKLSALSASLARMVPVMEEEETQLDHFPAEGEDLEKMEAREKEELERDAQKKLFEGLKFFLNREVPRESLAFLIRCLGGQVSWDKSLCIGSTYDVTDETITHHIVDRPNIDKQYINRYYIQPQWVYDSLNAKMLLPVEDYFLGVTLPPHLSPFVEETEGDYVPPEKLKLLALQRGEKPQEENEEEEDDDDDDEEDDDDEQSEEDEEEEEEAKLTEIEEKRTKGKNLPVKVTPGKVKAENRTKAEQEEKAEEKRLAIMMMKKREKYLYEKIMFGKKRNIRDANKLAAKRKAHDEASKTDKKKKKKC from the exons ATGGGCGGACTACAAAAGAAGAAG TATGAAAGTGGGTCTGCCACTAACTACATCACAAGGAACAGAGCTCGTAAGAAGTTGAGTCTGAGTCTGGCTGATTTCAG GCGGTTATGCATATTGAAAGGAATCTATCCTCATGAACCCAAGCACAAAAAGAAGGTCAACAAGGGCTCGACAGCCCCGAGAACCTACTACCTTCTTAAAGACATTCGCTTCCTCCTGCACGAACCAATCGTTGGCAAGTTTAGAGAGTACAAG atttttgtGCGAAAGCTACGGAAGGCATATGGCAAGGCTGAATGGAGTGGAGTGCAGAGACTTCGAGAAAACAAGCCTGCCTACAAACTGGACCACATCATCAAAGAGAG GTATCCCACATTCATTGACGCTTTGCGAGATGTCGACGATTCTCTCTCCATGTGCTTCCTGTTCTCTACGTTCGCTCGCACAGGGAAATGTCACGTGCAAACCATTCAGCTGTGCAGGAGACTCAGCGTTGAGTGGATGAATTACATAATCACTTCACGCTCCTTGAGAAAG GTTTTTCTGTCAATTAAGGGCATTTATTATCAGGCAGAGGTCCTTGGACAAACGATCACATGGATTGTACCTTATCAGTTTGCGCACAAT CACCCTACAGATGTGGACTACAGGGTCATGGCCACATTTACAGAACTATACACAACGCTGTTTGGCTTCGTCAACTTCCGCCTTTACCAGACTCTTAACCTCGTCTACCCACCCAAG CTTGATGGACCAGGTGAAGCCAGTCTCAGATCAGGTTGCGATGAAGATTACGCCCTGGATTCAGAAAGCTATTCAGAG AAACTGTCAGCGTTGAGTGCCAGTCTGGCTCGTATGGTCCCTGTCATGGAGGAGGAAGAGACACAGTTGGATCATTTTCCAGCTGAAGGG GAGGACCTGGAGAAGATGGAGGCAAGGGAGAAGGAGGAGCTGGAGCGGGACGCGCAGAAAAAACTTTTCGAAGGGCTCAAGTTCTTCCTGAACAGAGAAGTTCCCAGGGAGTCGCTGGCTTTTTTGATCCG GTGTTTGGGTGGGCAGGTGTCCTGGGATAAATCGCTGTGCATCGGCAGCACATATGATGTCACTGACGAGACGATCACACATCACATCGTGGACAGACCAAACATAGATAAGCAATACATCAACAG GTACTACATCCAGCCCCAGTGGGTGTATGACTCGTTAAATGCTAAGATGCTGCTACCAGTTGAGGACTACTTCTTGGGTGTGACCCTGCCGCCTCACCTGTCACCTTTCGTGGAGGAGACCGAAGGAGATTACGTTCCTCCTGAGAAGCTCAAACTCCTGGCCCTGCAGAGAGGAGAGAAACCAC AGGAAGAAAAtgaggaggaagaggatgatgatgatgatgatgaggaggatgatgatgatgaacagagtgaggaggatgaagaagaggaggaggaagccAAATTGACGGAAATCGAGGAGAAGAGAACTAAAGGAAAG AATTTGCCAGTGAAGGTGACCCCTGGTAAAGTGAAAGCAGAGAACCGCACGAAAGCAGAACAAGAGGAGAAAGCGGAGGAAAAGAGACTTGCCattatgatgatgaagaaaaggGAGAAATACCTGTACGAAAAGATCATGTTTGGCAAGAAGAGAAACATCAGAGAT GCTAACAAGCTAGCGGCTAAGAGAAAAGCCCACGATGAAGCCAGCAAAACGgacaagaagaaaaagaagaagtgCTGA